In the Pseudanabaena sp. PCC 7367 genome, one interval contains:
- a CDS encoding ureidoglycolate lyase: MKEESLSRATKRVKAQRITTEGFHYYGQVIFPREDGKPYDHNDAQLLLQDGIPRFYIMHLENRGLNFDRITRHLKCTQCLGSLNGKEWFMGVAAPGNFLDPIAKPELDGIMVFQIPGDCFIKLNVGTWHAGPFFESEAVDFYNLELSDTNITDHHTCDLVETYGVEFEILP, translated from the coding sequence ATGAAAGAAGAATCACTGTCCCGCGCGACCAAACGCGTTAAAGCTCAAAGAATTACCACCGAAGGATTTCACTATTATGGTCAGGTGATTTTCCCGCGTGAGGATGGCAAACCCTACGATCATAACGATGCACAGCTTTTGCTCCAGGATGGCATTCCGCGTTTTTATATCATGCATCTAGAAAATCGCGGCCTCAATTTCGATCGGATTACCCGTCATCTCAAATGTACCCAGTGCTTAGGCTCTCTCAATGGCAAAGAATGGTTTATGGGGGTGGCCGCACCGGGTAATTTTCTTGACCCGATCGCCAAGCCGGAACTGGATGGAATTATGGTGTTTCAGATTCCCGGCGATTGCTTCATTAAGCTAAATGTGGGCACCTGGCACGCGGGGCCATTTTTTGAAAGTGAGGCGGTGGATTTTTATAACCTAGAGTTGAGCGATACCAACATTACCGATCACCACACCTGTGACCTAGTCGAGACCTATGGGGTGGAGTTTGAGATTTTACCTTAG
- the ruvB gene encoding Holliday junction branch migration DNA helicase RuvB, with the protein MAIVSSHSADNGKNRKSKPNREPSPKANQAQQSLELVQANANPEEKIAEVARSPQDVSIRPQNLAEYIGQKDLKELLNISIAAAKSRSSVLDHLLLYGSAGLGKTSLALIMAQEMGVECKITSAPALERPRDVAGLLVNLQPGDILFIDEIHRLPNVTEEILYPAMEDFRLDITIGKGRSARIRSVNLNRFTLIGATTRIGALSSPLRDRFGFVQHLRFYEVDELAQIVLRSAQILGTPIDPAGAMAIAERARGTPRIANRLLRRVRDYAEVKANGSINATIAAAALELFNVDPRGLDWIDRKLLSIMIENFNGGPVGLDTMAAATGEDTQTIEEVYEPYLLQIGYLNRTPRGRVVTAAAYKHLGYPSQGEFKLEG; encoded by the coding sequence ATGGCGATCGTCTCTTCCCACTCCGCCGACAACGGCAAAAATCGCAAATCCAAACCTAACCGCGAACCTAGCCCCAAAGCTAATCAAGCGCAGCAAAGTCTAGAGTTAGTCCAGGCAAACGCGAATCCAGAAGAGAAAATCGCCGAAGTTGCCCGATCACCCCAAGACGTAAGCATCCGTCCCCAAAACCTGGCTGAATACATTGGTCAGAAGGACTTAAAAGAACTTTTAAACATCTCGATCGCCGCTGCCAAATCTCGATCGTCGGTGCTCGATCACCTATTGCTATACGGCTCAGCGGGTCTAGGCAAGACCTCATTGGCATTAATTATGGCGCAGGAAATGGGGGTGGAATGTAAGATCACCTCTGCCCCAGCGTTGGAGCGTCCCCGTGATGTGGCTGGGTTATTGGTGAATTTGCAGCCAGGTGATATCTTGTTCATTGATGAAATCCACCGCCTGCCCAATGTGACCGAAGAAATCTTGTATCCAGCGATGGAGGATTTTCGGCTCGATATTACGATCGGCAAGGGGCGATCGGCCAGGATTCGCAGCGTTAATTTAAATCGATTTACGCTAATTGGCGCTACCACCAGGATTGGCGCATTGTCCTCACCACTGCGCGATCGGTTTGGGTTTGTGCAACACCTGCGTTTTTATGAGGTAGATGAGCTGGCGCAAATTGTGTTGCGGAGTGCGCAAATTCTAGGCACACCGATCGATCCGGCTGGGGCAATGGCGATCGCGGAACGAGCCAGGGGCACCCCCAGAATTGCCAATCGGTTACTGCGGCGGGTGCGGGACTATGCCGAGGTGAAGGCAAATGGATCGATAAATGCCACGATCGCAGCGGCGGCACTGGAGCTATTCAATGTCGATCCGCGCGGGTTGGACTGGATCGATCGTAAATTGCTCAGCATCATGATTGAAAACTTCAATGGCGGGCCGGTGGGCTTGGACACGATGGCGGCGGCGACGGGCGAAGACACCCAGACGATCGAAGAAGTCTATGAGCCTTACCTGTTGCAAATTGGCTACCTCAATCGCACGCCACGGGGCAGAGTGGTTACGGCGGCAGCCTATAAGCATCTGGGTTACCCCTCTCAGGGCGAGTTTAAGTTAGAAGGTTAG